In Leifsonia sp. ZF2019, a genomic segment contains:
- a CDS encoding GNAT family N-acetyltransferase, which yields MALLTAGLRAATPADDPFLRHLFLDSRRAEFTGLPESQLDPLLAMQYRAHAADRRARHPRAETFVITSADEPVGSVTVDRDGGRMHLVDIAVLSAHRGRGIASEVLGELVRTTEHATLTVWRLNTGARRLYERFGFQVVSEQFGYLLMATEVDG from the coding sequence ATGGCGCTGCTCACGGCCGGGCTGCGCGCGGCGACTCCCGCCGACGACCCGTTCCTGCGGCACCTCTTCCTGGACAGCCGGCGCGCCGAGTTCACCGGCCTCCCCGAGAGCCAGCTCGACCCGCTGCTCGCGATGCAGTACCGCGCGCACGCCGCCGACCGCCGCGCGCGCCACCCGCGGGCCGAGACCTTCGTCATCACCTCCGCGGACGAACCAGTGGGCTCGGTGACCGTCGACCGCGACGGCGGGCGGATGCACCTGGTCGACATCGCCGTCCTGAGCGCCCACCGCGGACGCGGCATCGCGTCCGAGGTCCTGGGCGAGCTGGTCCGCACGACCGAGCACGCGACGCTGACCGTCTGGCGGCTGAACACCGGCGCGCGCCGGCTGTACGAGCGGTTCGGCTTCCAGGTGGTCTCGGAGCAGTTCGGCTACCTCCTGATGGCCACCGAGGTCGACGGATGA
- a CDS encoding DUF6916 family protein has product MPEVSRRAVMATALGGIGLAALAPAAPAFAHSVSGTIASSATGATGLAEPVRSLFSPAVGHAFTAADGDRTLRLVLTAVEDLPGAASDDEHRFALLFSTDGYAAVDGTVTLSRAGAPDVALFLTPIGRPGLSRTLQAVVDRTA; this is encoded by the coding sequence GTGCCCGAGGTGTCGCGTCGTGCCGTGATGGCCACCGCCCTGGGCGGTATCGGCCTCGCCGCGCTGGCCCCTGCCGCTCCCGCGTTCGCGCACTCCGTCTCCGGGACCATCGCCTCGTCCGCCACGGGCGCCACCGGCCTCGCCGAACCGGTCCGCTCGCTGTTCTCGCCCGCCGTCGGTCACGCGTTCACGGCCGCTGACGGCGACCGGACCCTGCGTCTCGTGCTCACCGCCGTCGAGGACCTCCCGGGAGCCGCGTCCGATGACGAGCACCGGTTCGCGCTGCTTTTCTCGACCGACGGCTACGCGGCAGTGGACGGCACGGTCACGCTGAGCCGCGCCGGCGCTCCGGACGTCGCGCTCTTCCTCACCCCCATCGGCCGCCCGGGACTCTCGCGCACGCTGCAGGCCGTCGTCGACCGGACGGCGTGA
- a CDS encoding DUF6916 family protein, giving the protein MSATHADWAAAAGGPVRATAPDGAGFDLRLVEVSPARETDGWVAYTVRFESGPDLPPEQQTYEIVVGAVAEPVFLVPTGRIADGLALEAVFAQAAPRAQEES; this is encoded by the coding sequence ATGAGCGCGACCCACGCCGACTGGGCCGCGGCGGCCGGCGGGCCTGTGCGCGCGACGGCCCCCGACGGCGCCGGCTTCGACCTGCGGCTCGTGGAGGTCTCCCCCGCGCGGGAGACGGACGGCTGGGTGGCGTACACGGTCCGGTTCGAGAGCGGACCCGACCTCCCGCCCGAGCAGCAGACCTACGAGATCGTCGTCGGTGCGGTCGCCGAGCCCGTGTTCCTGGTCCCGACCGGGCGCATCGCGGACGGGCTCGCGCTCGAGGCCGTCTTCGCCCAGGCCGCGCCCCGTGCGCAGGAGGAGAGCTGA
- a CDS encoding phage tail protein, translating to MSDPFVGEIRLASFTFAPKNWALCNGQLLPINQNQALFALLGTNYGGNGQTTFALPDLRGRVPVGIGQKYTVGMVIGETAHALTSAELPPHTHPAAVAASATVTTPTGSSYLAQPGKAAFAATPTTSLAAAAVSTTGQSQPHENMAPYLVVSYIIALTGIFPSQN from the coding sequence ATGTCCGATCCCTTCGTCGGCGAGATCCGCCTCGCCAGTTTCACCTTCGCCCCCAAGAACTGGGCGCTCTGCAACGGTCAGCTCTTGCCGATCAACCAGAACCAGGCGCTGTTCGCGCTCCTCGGCACCAACTACGGCGGCAACGGGCAGACGACGTTCGCACTGCCCGACCTGCGCGGGCGGGTGCCCGTCGGGATCGGTCAGAAGTACACGGTCGGCATGGTGATCGGCGAGACCGCGCACGCACTCACGTCGGCGGAGCTGCCGCCGCACACGCACCCGGCCGCCGTCGCGGCCTCGGCCACGGTCACCACGCCGACCGGATCGTCATACCTCGCGCAGCCGGGAAAGGCGGCGTTCGCCGCGACGCCCACCACCTCCCTCGCCGCCGCCGCCGTCTCCACCACCGGCCAGAGCCAGCCGCACGAGAACATGGCGCCGTATCTCGTGGTGTCGTACATCATCGCCCTGACCGGCATCTTCCCGTCACAGAACTGA
- a CDS encoding phage tail protein: protein MSQPYVGEIRMFAGNFEPNGWLFCRGQQVQISDYDTLYALIGTTYGGDGVNTFCLPDLGARFPVHQGTLNGRSFTIGETAGVDAATVSIPQMPNHTHTPVAASAPTSPSASGAYLAGWADAPYTSAAPTVALAPQQLGPAGGSQPHENRQPYVAVSFIISLYGVFPSQT, encoded by the coding sequence ATGTCCCAGCCTTACGTCGGAGAGATCCGCATGTTCGCCGGCAACTTCGAGCCCAACGGCTGGCTGTTCTGCCGCGGTCAGCAGGTTCAGATCTCCGATTACGACACCCTGTACGCGCTCATCGGCACCACCTATGGCGGCGACGGCGTGAACACCTTCTGCCTGCCCGATCTCGGCGCCCGGTTCCCCGTGCACCAGGGGACGCTGAACGGCCGTTCCTTCACGATCGGCGAGACGGCGGGGGTCGACGCGGCGACGGTGAGCATCCCGCAGATGCCGAATCACACCCACACCCCGGTCGCGGCGAGCGCGCCGACGAGCCCGAGCGCGTCCGGTGCCTACCTCGCGGGATGGGCCGACGCGCCGTACACGTCGGCCGCGCCCACCGTCGCGCTCGCCCCGCAGCAGCTCGGCCCCGCGGGCGGTTCGCAGCCGCACGAGAACCGCCAGCCGTACGTCGCTGTGAGCTTCATCATCAGCCTCTACGGCGTCTTCCCGTCCCAGACCTGA
- a CDS encoding RES domain-containing protein — MPAPELEVVDAADRIVWRVGRAPDPWAWIDRQYAGHQRWDDANGVFRTVYAGDSLYGCYVEVLAYSRPDVNSDGSDMLAGIAEDSEDAAKFPVPVAGSIPRDWIGGRMVTSATLAGPYADVRAADTIAALRPDFLRLALRLGYPDFDAAALKSANPRELTQHVASHLYALTDDHGTTRVDGVRFASRHGDDLTMWGIFERPGDEPASRHLAQDSAQLVNLADPELSRAMTLHRLVWRD; from the coding sequence ATGCCGGCGCCCGAGCTCGAGGTCGTCGACGCGGCTGATCGCATCGTGTGGAGGGTTGGCCGCGCACCCGACCCGTGGGCGTGGATCGATCGCCAGTACGCCGGACACCAGCGCTGGGACGATGCGAACGGGGTCTTCCGCACCGTATACGCCGGCGACTCGCTCTACGGCTGTTACGTCGAGGTCCTCGCCTACTCCCGCCCCGACGTCAACTCCGACGGATCGGACATGCTCGCGGGGATCGCAGAGGACTCCGAGGATGCCGCCAAGTTCCCCGTGCCGGTTGCGGGGTCGATACCGCGCGACTGGATCGGCGGGCGGATGGTCACCAGCGCCACACTCGCCGGCCCCTACGCGGACGTGAGAGCGGCCGACACCATCGCAGCGCTGCGGCCCGACTTCCTCCGCCTCGCGCTGCGGCTGGGGTATCCGGACTTCGATGCTGCTGCCCTCAAGAGCGCGAACCCGCGCGAGCTCACCCAGCATGTCGCCAGTCACCTCTACGCCCTCACCGACGACCACGGTACGACCCGTGTCGACGGCGTGCGGTTCGCCTCGCGCCACGGCGACGACCTGACCATGTGGGGCATCTTCGAGCGCCCCGGGGACGAGCCCGCCAGCCGCCACCTTGCGCAGGACAGCGCACAGCTCGTCAACCTCGCGGATCCCGAACTCAGCCGGGCGATGACCCTCCACCGGCTGGTCTGGCGCGACTGA
- a CDS encoding DUF2971 domain-containing protein: MVAVDDLPGRVWHYTSSEGLLGIVKGGCLWASAPMSMNDVGEFEYGVDIIQRVWESIRPEVLAPMHEKIDESLEGLTEVVTRWIYVLSASADQDSLPQWRGYAGLQGYALELQTDVPLDLVGREGDLVADSVGNYLPSDGWYRVIYDRGSQERVALAALQEAMAVPVDLGRLVRWTAIQKILAEAAVRLKHPSFESEHEVRFIYSRRLTESFDEGFRSGRYGITPYVRLKVPLAQSGAPGRPGPVPITKIQCGPTGYEATNEVAAASVRRLVQGIYPFVEVSTSSIPFRP; encoded by the coding sequence ATGGTTGCCGTTGACGATCTCCCTGGGCGGGTTTGGCATTACACGTCGTCCGAGGGGCTGCTTGGAATCGTGAAGGGGGGATGCCTCTGGGCTTCAGCGCCGATGAGTATGAACGATGTCGGAGAGTTCGAGTACGGCGTAGACATCATCCAGCGTGTATGGGAGAGCATCCGACCTGAAGTGCTGGCTCCGATGCACGAGAAGATCGATGAATCCCTCGAGGGCCTGACTGAAGTTGTGACTCGGTGGATCTACGTGCTCTCAGCAAGTGCTGATCAGGATTCGCTTCCTCAGTGGCGTGGTTATGCAGGCCTACAAGGGTATGCACTCGAGCTGCAGACGGACGTGCCGCTTGACCTCGTTGGTCGCGAGGGTGACCTTGTTGCTGATTCAGTCGGAAATTATCTTCCCTCGGATGGTTGGTATCGCGTCATCTATGACCGTGGCTCACAGGAGCGGGTCGCGCTGGCAGCCCTGCAAGAGGCGATGGCGGTGCCGGTTGATCTCGGCCGCCTGGTGCGGTGGACAGCGATTCAGAAGATCCTTGCAGAGGCCGCTGTTCGCTTGAAGCATCCGTCGTTCGAGTCCGAACATGAGGTGAGATTTATCTACTCGAGACGGCTCACCGAGTCGTTCGATGAAGGATTTCGTTCAGGTCGCTACGGGATCACCCCGTATGTCCGACTGAAGGTCCCACTAGCTCAATCGGGCGCCCCTGGACGGCCCGGTCCCGTCCCTATCACCAAGATCCAATGCGGCCCCACTGGATACGAAGCTACAAACGAGGTCGCGGCCGCGAGCGTGCGTCGACTCGTGCAAGGCATCTACCCATTCGTGGAGGTGAGCACGTCATCCATTCCCTTCAGGCCGTAG
- a CDS encoding phage tail protein, with product MSDAFVGEIRLVGFTFAPTGWAFCRGQLIPISQNAALFSILGTQYGGDGKSTFALPDLQGKTVMGTDQNGSFPVGTTAGTEAVSLLITQIPSHTHGVLVAPTPGTTSNPTSASPAIPRVGRVTEAAYGTTGTIPLAPTAFAVTGGGQPHNNMQPSLGMNYIIALQGIFPPRW from the coding sequence ATGTCCGACGCTTTCGTCGGCGAGATCCGTCTCGTCGGATTCACCTTCGCCCCGACCGGCTGGGCATTCTGCCGCGGCCAGCTCATCCCGATCTCGCAGAACGCCGCCCTGTTCTCGATCCTCGGCACCCAGTACGGCGGCGACGGCAAGTCCACTTTCGCGTTGCCCGACCTGCAGGGCAAGACGGTCATGGGAACGGACCAGAACGGCTCCTTCCCGGTCGGCACGACCGCGGGAACCGAGGCGGTCTCCCTTCTGATCACCCAGATCCCGTCCCACACGCACGGCGTCCTCGTGGCTCCGACCCCCGGCACCACCAGCAACCCGACCAGCGCATCGCCGGCAATCCCCCGCGTCGGCCGTGTGACCGAGGCCGCCTACGGCACGACCGGCACGATCCCGCTCGCACCGACCGCCTTCGCGGTGACCGGCGGCGGGCAGCCGCACAACAACATGCAGCCGTCGCTCGGAATGAACTACATCATCGCGCTGCAGGGGATCTTCCCGCCGCGCTGGTGA